In one Paraburkholderia megapolitana genomic region, the following are encoded:
- the zwf gene encoding glucose-6-phosphate dehydrogenase → MTTQTAPASPDLPLDMIIFGGGGDLSARKLLPALYMAHVHGNLPADTRILAIGRRPWSRDEYLSFMEEHSKPFVGDKVIDAAAWDRFLALFEYVQVDVGSGDDYARLAQVSRPGVRRVFYLATSPNLFTTICDHLASAGLVDEHSRVVLEKPLGSDLASAQAINTSVGTHFNEAQIYRIDHYLGKETVQNLMVLRFGNAIFGPLWQAPYIKSVQITVAETVGVGSRAGFYDETGALRDMVQNHLLQLLCIVAMEPPVSLDPDAVRDEKLKVLRSLRRMTPEDIAHDTVRGQYTAGAVGGEPVKGYLQEDNVPADSRAETFVALRVHINNWRWANVPFFLRTGKRMQKKVSEIVIEFADLPFSIIPSGPRNYGNRLVIQLQPAESIQLQMLAKEPGSGMHMLPVNLNLDLEQAFTERRAEAYERLLIDVVRGRLTHFMRRDELEAAWAWADPILEGWKQSSDRPRGYTAGTFGPSAATTLVARENIVWAEES, encoded by the coding sequence ATGACAACCCAGACCGCTCCTGCTTCGCCCGACCTTCCGCTCGACATGATCATCTTCGGCGGCGGCGGCGATCTGTCGGCCCGCAAGCTGCTGCCCGCGCTGTACATGGCGCATGTGCACGGCAATCTGCCCGCCGATACCCGTATTCTCGCCATCGGCCGCCGGCCCTGGTCGCGTGACGAGTACCTGTCGTTCATGGAAGAGCACTCGAAGCCTTTTGTCGGCGACAAGGTCATCGACGCAGCCGCATGGGACCGTTTTCTGGCGCTGTTCGAGTACGTGCAGGTCGACGTGGGTTCGGGCGACGACTATGCGCGGCTCGCTCAGGTGTCGCGTCCCGGCGTGCGGCGGGTGTTCTATCTCGCGACGTCGCCGAATCTGTTCACGACGATCTGCGATCACCTCGCGTCGGCGGGGCTCGTCGACGAGCATTCGCGCGTCGTGCTTGAAAAGCCGCTCGGCTCGGACCTCGCATCGGCCCAGGCGATCAATACCTCGGTCGGCACGCATTTCAACGAAGCGCAGATCTACCGGATCGACCACTATCTCGGCAAGGAAACAGTGCAGAACCTGATGGTGCTGCGCTTCGGCAACGCGATCTTCGGTCCGCTGTGGCAGGCGCCGTATATCAAGAGCGTGCAGATCACGGTGGCGGAAACGGTCGGTGTCGGTAGCCGCGCGGGGTTCTACGACGAAACAGGCGCATTGCGCGACATGGTGCAGAACCACTTGCTGCAACTGCTGTGCATCGTGGCCATGGAGCCGCCGGTATCGCTCGATCCCGACGCCGTGCGCGACGAAAAGCTCAAGGTGCTGCGCTCGCTGCGCCGCATGACCCCCGAAGACATCGCGCACGATACGGTACGTGGCCAGTACACCGCGGGCGCGGTGGGCGGCGAACCGGTGAAGGGTTATCTGCAGGAAGACAACGTGCCGGCCGATAGCCGCGCGGAAACCTTCGTTGCGCTGCGTGTGCATATCAACAACTGGCGCTGGGCGAACGTACCGTTCTTTCTACGTACCGGCAAGCGGATGCAGAAGAAGGTGTCGGAGATCGTCATCGAGTTCGCCGACCTGCCGTTCTCGATCATCCCGAGCGGTCCGCGCAACTACGGCAACCGGCTCGTCATCCAGTTGCAGCCGGCGGAATCGATCCAGTTGCAGATGCTAGCGAAAGAACCAGGTAGCGGCATGCACATGCTGCCCGTAAATCTGAATCTCGATCTCGAGCAGGCTTTCACCGAGCGACGCGCCGAAGCCTACGAGCGTCTTCTGATCGACGTCGTGCGCGGCCGACTCACGCACTTCATGCGCCGCGACGAACTGGAAGCGGCCTGGGCATGGGCCGATCCGATCCTCGAAGGCTGGAAGCAATCGAGCGACCGGCCGCGCGGGTATACCGCAGGTACCTTTGGACCGTCGGCTGCGACCACGCTCGTGGCGCGGGAAAACATCGTATGGGCTGAAGAATCCTGA
- a CDS encoding N-acyl amino acid synthase FeeM domain-containing protein, giving the protein MDRLNSAVIETQFLREHADSPDFPAQPTLLKQERLPFTIRIVADDNGLEKAVQMRRIAYRRHLPDFADKMTIENSDREPGTVVLLAESKLDGGPLGTMRIQSNEMAPLALEQSVVLPEWLSGSRLVEATRLGVAAGTIGRMVKIALCKALFLYSEQEQIDWMVITARAPLDREYDAMLFIDVFAKEQFLPMAHVGGLPHRVMAKPVALVQKRWEAVRHPLCPFFFQTYHPDIDLNSVHLSFGAETVGCPRDSQIA; this is encoded by the coding sequence ATGGATCGCCTTAATTCCGCGGTGATAGAGACTCAATTTCTCCGCGAACACGCCGATAGCCCGGACTTTCCGGCCCAACCGACCTTACTGAAACAGGAGCGCTTGCCTTTTACCATTCGTATCGTCGCCGATGACAACGGCCTTGAGAAAGCCGTGCAAATGCGGCGTATTGCTTATCGTCGTCATTTACCAGATTTTGCAGACAAAATGACGATAGAAAATAGCGATCGCGAACCCGGTACGGTCGTGCTGCTTGCTGAGTCGAAACTTGATGGTGGGCCGCTCGGTACGATGCGTATTCAGAGCAACGAGATGGCGCCGCTTGCGCTTGAGCAGTCGGTGGTGTTGCCGGAGTGGTTGAGCGGGAGTCGGCTCGTGGAAGCGACGCGGCTTGGGGTGGCCGCAGGTACCATAGGAAGAATGGTCAAGATCGCGCTGTGCAAGGCGCTATTTCTGTATAGCGAACAAGAGCAGATCGACTGGATGGTGATTACCGCGCGCGCGCCGCTGGACCGCGAATACGATGCGATGTTATTTATTGACGTTTTCGCAAAGGAACAATTTCTGCCAATGGCGCATGTTGGTGGTTTGCCGCACAGAGTAATGGCGAAGCCGGTCGCGCTCGTGCAAAAGCGTTGGGAAGCGGTCCGGCATCCGCTATGCCCGTTCTTTTTTCAAACTTATCATCCGGATATCGATCTGAATTCTGTGCATTTATCTTTCGGGGCGGAAACGGTAGGATGCCCCAGAGATTCGCAAATTGCCTAG
- a CDS encoding putative bifunctional diguanylate cyclase/phosphodiesterase has protein sequence MPLTLRAIHDNRATLIPAAAMKLLQQASGTRRYSTQLAESPIWFTFDAPAMQPARPLLIEFPSRHAQTLACWVASTMTPLGTASRRSTSGQMRPVKAGFSVELGTLTSAESILCRGTFSGPAYINVFAWDRSGLAVSALDFEESSALIAGGLLTLAVFVFVTALINRELTYVIFAAWLVGNLRLCANAMGWDTEWLGHTIAPEAMQPLRQITFAVYYLLTVALFGQLFRRELKRVGYRRVLRVVQYNGLVLFVASLTLSYAHFIPVLWVLGSFCMAVLIFLLGRLVWLARSRTVMWYVASMAVVLFSTFSEVLSAAFGIKLLFGGVNPVVAALSSSMMAAFAIAEQVRAERERRRQMQIELRNAYEVTPIGLFTLDGNGNFVRANPALRTMLDLRRADYRVRRWNDYFEPGAWDALQTLAAKGSDGELELDGVASKGGRQRRFLLKATHSNGWIEGSLQDVTERAKAIEQLHFLAEHDPLTGSLNRRGVEKAIAVQATDPQPWALAYIDLDRFKLINDLFGHRAGDEVLKQVAVRTRTLFEERYPVGRIGGDEFVCVMSNTQIDDAIEQCHELITVLSAAPYRVGRRSFQVKASIGLVECSTGARVQDTLSNADRACREAKRVAHARLVTYRKGSAAFEERAKERMLVESLGQNRVPAGLFVVMQPIMSLSAPTASLNFEVLLRMRAQDGSTLPAGKVVVAAEESGNIAAIDRWVLTTVLEWVDANRAALPNTRFICVNLSGGSLNDEQFVNDIFALFSRYRSVVHYLCFEITESVALHDLENTQRFIARVHEMGGKIALDDFGAGYTSFRYLKDLSADALKIDGEFIRTMCAHPADTAIVEAIVALARNLGMRSIAEWVEDVDTLRALKEIGVDYVQGFAIAKPQESAAILAASSAASFVTDAEVSRFVESLTTSEEALQAWKMGQKPSVPLVR, from the coding sequence ATGCCGCTTACTTTGCGCGCGATCCACGACAATCGCGCAACCCTTATACCCGCGGCAGCGATGAAACTGCTGCAGCAGGCCTCCGGCACGCGACGTTACAGCACGCAGCTGGCCGAATCCCCCATCTGGTTTACCTTCGATGCGCCTGCTATGCAGCCGGCGCGTCCCTTGCTCATCGAATTTCCGTCGCGTCATGCGCAAACGTTGGCGTGCTGGGTTGCCTCGACGATGACACCGCTTGGAACTGCCAGCCGCAGGTCTACCAGCGGCCAGATGCGTCCAGTGAAAGCCGGATTTTCCGTCGAACTCGGTACGCTCACGAGTGCCGAGTCGATCCTCTGTCGTGGCACGTTCTCGGGACCGGCCTACATTAACGTGTTCGCGTGGGACCGGTCTGGTCTTGCGGTGTCCGCGCTCGATTTCGAAGAAAGTTCTGCACTTATCGCTGGCGGCCTGTTGACGCTCGCCGTGTTCGTGTTCGTCACCGCGTTGATCAATCGCGAACTGACCTACGTGATCTTCGCCGCGTGGCTCGTCGGCAACCTGCGATTGTGTGCGAACGCGATGGGCTGGGACACCGAGTGGCTCGGTCACACGATCGCACCGGAAGCGATGCAGCCGCTACGACAGATCACGTTCGCTGTGTATTACCTGTTGACGGTCGCATTGTTCGGCCAGCTGTTTCGGCGCGAGCTGAAGCGGGTCGGCTACCGGAGGGTATTGCGCGTCGTCCAGTACAACGGTCTGGTGTTGTTCGTCGCATCGCTTACGCTCAGCTACGCGCACTTCATCCCTGTGCTATGGGTGCTGGGCAGCTTCTGCATGGCCGTGCTGATTTTCCTGCTTGGGCGGCTCGTCTGGTTAGCGCGCTCACGCACGGTGATGTGGTATGTCGCATCGATGGCGGTCGTGCTGTTTTCGACGTTTTCGGAGGTGCTGAGTGCCGCCTTCGGCATCAAGCTATTGTTCGGCGGCGTGAATCCGGTCGTCGCTGCGTTGTCGTCTAGCATGATGGCGGCGTTTGCCATTGCCGAACAGGTGCGTGCCGAGCGCGAGCGCAGGCGACAGATGCAGATCGAGTTGCGCAACGCATACGAGGTTACGCCGATCGGTCTCTTCACGCTCGACGGCAATGGTAATTTCGTGCGCGCCAATCCTGCACTGCGCACGATGCTCGATCTGCGTCGCGCCGATTATCGCGTGCGCCGCTGGAACGACTACTTTGAGCCAGGCGCGTGGGATGCGTTGCAGACACTCGCGGCCAAAGGCAGCGACGGCGAACTTGAACTCGACGGCGTGGCGAGCAAGGGGGGCCGGCAGCGTCGTTTTCTGCTGAAGGCGACGCATTCGAATGGCTGGATAGAGGGGTCGCTGCAGGATGTTACGGAGCGCGCGAAGGCTATCGAACAACTGCATTTTCTCGCCGAGCACGATCCACTCACCGGTTCGCTTAACCGCCGCGGCGTGGAGAAGGCCATTGCCGTTCAGGCGACGGATCCGCAACCGTGGGCGCTTGCGTATATCGATCTCGACCGCTTCAAGCTGATCAACGATCTGTTCGGCCACCGTGCCGGCGATGAAGTCCTGAAGCAGGTCGCCGTGCGCACGCGGACATTGTTCGAAGAGCGCTATCCGGTCGGCCGGATCGGTGGTGATGAATTCGTCTGCGTGATGAGTAACACACAGATCGACGATGCGATTGAACAGTGCCACGAACTGATCACCGTGTTGAGTGCAGCTCCGTATCGGGTTGGCCGGCGCTCGTTCCAGGTGAAGGCCTCGATCGGGCTTGTCGAATGTTCGACGGGCGCGCGCGTCCAGGACACACTGTCGAACGCGGATCGCGCGTGCCGCGAGGCCAAGCGCGTCGCGCATGCGCGGCTCGTCACGTATCGCAAGGGTTCGGCCGCCTTCGAGGAGCGCGCGAAGGAACGCATGCTGGTCGAATCGCTCGGCCAGAACCGCGTGCCGGCCGGTCTCTTCGTCGTGATGCAGCCGATCATGTCGCTGAGCGCGCCGACCGCTTCGTTGAACTTCGAGGTGCTGTTGCGCATGCGCGCGCAGGATGGTTCGACGCTGCCGGCGGGCAAGGTCGTTGTCGCTGCCGAAGAGTCCGGCAATATCGCCGCGATCGACCGTTGGGTGCTAACCACCGTACTCGAATGGGTCGATGCGAATCGCGCCGCGCTGCCCAATACGCGTTTCATCTGCGTGAACCTGAGCGGCGGGTCCCTGAACGACGAGCAGTTCGTCAACGATATCTTCGCGTTGTTCAGCCGCTACCGGTCGGTGGTGCACTACCTGTGCTTCGAGATCACCGAGAGCGTTGCGCTGCACGATCTCGAGAACACGCAGCGTTTCATCGCGCGCGTGCATGAGATGGGCGGCAAGATTGCGCTCGACGATTTCGGCGCGGGCTATACGTCGTTCCGCTACCTGAAAGATCTGTCGGCGGATGCGCTGAAGATCGACGGCGAGTTTATTCGCACGATGTGTGCGCATCCGGCGGACACCGCGATCGTCGAGGCGATCGTTGCGCTTGCTCGCAATCTCGGTATGCGCAGCATCGCCGAATGGGTCGAGGATGTCGACACGCTGCGTGCGCTGAAGGAAATCGGCGTCGACTATGTACAGGGTTTTGCCATCGCAAAGCCGCAAGAAAGCGCAGCGATTCTCGCGGCGAGTTCGGCGGCGAGCTTTGTTACGGATGCCGAGGTCTCTAGATTCGTCGAGAGCCTGACGACGTCAGAGGAGGCACTGCAAGCGTGGAAAATGGGCCAGAAACCCTCTGTTCCATTGGTGCGTTAA
- a CDS encoding autoinducer binding domain-containing protein — MGSEVKRLVKMFVSTGHDYENRLRIFEQDADVVVERETLIGAGREGEISFTVVYADTALRIEDLVSHDPDIHLSMRGTEFLTGRFRSRPTDRGDPVTDQIQTLAGITSEAKLCRTILGMISPFGANAFGVIYVTSDPQTRQPRTYRVLASGDNGFLQMFVEKRWFAIDPFLTHAAASNTPIYSSSIGLLDNLTGSWRDMGVTARGCGLCSWAGFPTHRPGTNDFGMFYITSPTLPADGGERPFQENTVFLRGLGAEIFDWQLAARRAQDLNDRNFNARDLRVLKAVASGNTAKDIASALDISERDVLKRVFPEVVAKARTRNVRDAARYAAERGLLPTLDGKKVVYVAVSDTRGVYLGTLSGTPFWSKTNPSGIRDAFAFATEPEAREILSSVGINDGYHFVRVEVDQSADTVAEEICVAFGLPGWNDPNVQSSRG, encoded by the coding sequence ATGGGTTCGGAAGTAAAGCGTTTGGTAAAGATGTTTGTATCTACGGGGCACGACTACGAAAACAGGTTACGCATCTTTGAGCAAGATGCCGACGTGGTTGTCGAGCGCGAAACGCTTATTGGAGCTGGGCGGGAAGGTGAAATAAGCTTTACGGTCGTATATGCGGACACCGCGCTTCGAATTGAAGATCTGGTTTCGCATGATCCGGACATCCATCTAAGCATGCGCGGCACAGAATTTCTGACTGGCCGATTCCGGTCCCGCCCGACTGACCGGGGTGACCCGGTGACGGATCAAATTCAGACATTGGCCGGTATTACTTCGGAAGCGAAGCTATGTCGCACGATCCTGGGAATGATTAGCCCGTTTGGGGCTAATGCATTCGGTGTAATTTATGTGACTTCCGACCCGCAGACACGTCAACCGCGCACGTATCGGGTGCTCGCCTCGGGCGACAACGGATTCCTGCAGATGTTCGTAGAAAAGCGGTGGTTTGCAATCGATCCTTTCCTGACTCACGCGGCTGCGTCCAACACGCCTATCTATAGCTCCTCCATAGGCTTGCTGGACAACTTGACGGGTAGCTGGCGTGACATGGGTGTTACTGCCCGGGGTTGTGGATTATGCAGTTGGGCCGGGTTTCCTACACATCGTCCGGGGACGAATGATTTCGGGATGTTTTACATTACCTCGCCCACACTTCCGGCCGACGGTGGGGAGCGCCCCTTCCAGGAAAATACGGTTTTTCTTCGTGGCCTCGGCGCTGAAATATTCGACTGGCAGTTGGCGGCCCGACGCGCGCAGGATCTTAATGATCGCAATTTCAACGCTCGCGATCTTCGGGTACTCAAGGCCGTCGCATCCGGTAACACCGCGAAGGACATCGCGTCGGCACTCGATATCAGTGAACGGGATGTTCTGAAGCGAGTATTTCCCGAGGTAGTAGCGAAAGCTCGCACCAGGAACGTCAGGGACGCAGCACGTTACGCGGCCGAGCGCGGCTTGCTTCCGACTCTCGATGGCAAGAAGGTCGTCTATGTCGCCGTATCGGATACGCGCGGTGTCTACCTCGGAACTCTCTCCGGTACGCCGTTCTGGTCGAAGACCAATCCCTCCGGCATTCGTGACGCCTTTGCTTTTGCTACAGAGCCAGAGGCGCGCGAGATACTGAGCAGTGTCGGGATAAACGATGGGTATCACTTCGTCCGCGTCGAAGTAGACCAGTCAGCCGATACGGTAGCCGAGGAGATTTGCGTCGCCTTCGGCCTCCCCGGTTGGAACGACCCGAATGTGCAGTCGAGCCGCGGATAA
- a CDS encoding cytochrome P450, producing the protein MNYTDLASPDFYRDPYPVYQLLRQAGNLVPIAPRTLITGHADIARTVLADRKMGKSYLEAVRTRYGEAGVSQPAFQALSKMLLMMNPPAHTRLRALLMKAFNSRQIDLLRDISQSTADELIDALEANRPIDLVSEFAAPMPIRIICKIMDVPLDHAPTLGANVGRLAQTLEAAPLSPEQIAAANTALENLEHYFKDIIATRRSHPGTDLISTMLSINDNGETFSENEIIWNVIFIFAAGHETTSNMIGNALIALHKHPDQLEKLRARPELLTQAINECMRYDSSVQIVQRVALEDTDIHGVAVPKGTIVLLSLGATNRDPMQFDQPDTLLIERPESANAPLVFSGGIHYCLGARLAMFELETALGTILRRLPDLRLTNLDALQWHQRNTLRGVTSLLGHIDQRPLAA; encoded by the coding sequence ATGAACTATACCGATCTCGCCTCCCCCGATTTCTACCGCGATCCCTATCCGGTTTATCAACTCCTTCGGCAAGCCGGCAATCTTGTTCCTATTGCGCCCCGAACGCTAATAACCGGGCATGCCGACATCGCCCGGACCGTGCTGGCTGATCGAAAGATGGGGAAAAGCTATCTGGAAGCCGTCCGTACGCGCTACGGCGAAGCTGGAGTAAGTCAGCCAGCTTTCCAGGCGCTTTCAAAAATGCTGTTGATGATGAATCCCCCCGCACACACACGACTGCGGGCGCTGCTCATGAAAGCCTTCAATTCAAGGCAAATCGATCTGCTGCGAGATATCTCGCAGTCGACGGCAGACGAATTGATCGACGCACTGGAGGCAAACCGTCCAATCGATCTCGTGTCGGAATTCGCTGCGCCGATGCCCATCAGGATTATCTGCAAAATAATGGATGTGCCGCTGGATCACGCTCCGACGCTAGGTGCGAACGTCGGCCGGTTAGCCCAGACCCTCGAAGCGGCCCCCCTCAGCCCAGAGCAGATAGCAGCAGCCAACACCGCGCTAGAAAACCTCGAACACTATTTCAAAGACATCATCGCAACCCGCCGATCGCACCCAGGCACCGACCTGATATCGACAATGCTGTCGATAAACGACAACGGCGAGACATTCAGCGAAAACGAAATCATCTGGAACGTCATCTTCATTTTCGCCGCAGGTCATGAAACGACCTCGAACATGATCGGCAACGCACTGATCGCGCTACACAAGCATCCCGACCAGCTCGAAAAACTACGAGCCCGTCCAGAACTCCTGACGCAAGCGATCAACGAATGCATGCGCTACGACAGCTCCGTACAGATCGTGCAACGCGTGGCACTTGAAGATACCGACATCCACGGCGTAGCCGTCCCGAAAGGAACGATCGTCCTGTTGTCGCTTGGCGCGACGAATCGCGACCCCATGCAATTCGATCAGCCGGACACGTTGCTTATCGAACGACCGGAGAGCGCGAATGCACCGCTCGTGTTCTCTGGCGGAATCCACTATTGTCTCGGCGCGCGTCTAGCCATGTTCGAGCTCGAGACGGCATTGGGAACGATCCTGCGAAGGCTCCCCGACCTGCGCCTGACCAATCTGGACGCGCTTCAATGGCATCAGCGAAACACGCTGCGAGGCGTGACCTCGCTGCTCGGACATATTGACCAGCGTCCGCTCGCCGCGTAG
- a CDS encoding 4-hydroxyphenylpyruvate dioxygenase family protein, whose translation MTTQVKTDGFAFVEFVSPRPIELIELFERLGFRLRGRSAHDMVLMTQGSAAFIVNGNRNAFQQQHGASVRAIGIRVDDAHVALEQALAGGARVASPEREGAFVMDTPTILGIGDSLVYFVDSDFRAAFHLPVEPRDVPAGDANIVAVDHTSNIVRPDNLDRWADFYRDNFGFIEKQYLDVKGDRSGMRARSMVSPCGRVSIPVAAAAHDKPGVLNQNDEFIRDYGGEGIQHIALLTSDIEDTIDKLTHAGIEFMAAPSQTYYGGIDARLPAHGLDVNRLAGRGILVDGTGSQRILLQRFTRRQIGPVFFEIIERRGEDGFGEGNFKALFESQEKDQQERGSLQS comes from the coding sequence ATGACCACCCAGGTTAAAACAGATGGATTCGCTTTCGTCGAATTCGTCTCGCCACGCCCCATTGAACTCATCGAGTTGTTCGAACGTCTCGGCTTTCGCCTTCGCGGCCGCTCGGCACACGACATGGTCTTGATGACGCAAGGCTCGGCCGCGTTCATCGTGAACGGGAATCGCAATGCGTTCCAGCAACAGCATGGAGCGTCCGTGCGGGCAATCGGCATTCGCGTCGACGATGCGCATGTCGCACTGGAACAGGCGCTGGCCGGCGGTGCACGCGTTGCATCGCCGGAACGCGAAGGCGCATTCGTCATGGACACGCCCACGATTCTAGGCATCGGCGATAGCCTCGTGTACTTCGTCGACAGCGATTTTCGTGCGGCGTTTCACCTGCCGGTCGAACCGCGCGACGTACCAGCCGGCGACGCAAACATCGTCGCGGTCGATCACACGTCGAACATCGTGCGTCCCGACAATCTCGATCGCTGGGCAGACTTCTATCGCGACAACTTCGGATTCATCGAGAAGCAATATCTCGATGTCAAGGGTGACAGGTCGGGTATGCGCGCGCGATCGATGGTCAGTCCATGCGGGCGCGTGTCGATTCCCGTTGCGGCAGCGGCGCACGACAAACCCGGCGTACTCAACCAGAACGACGAGTTCATTCGCGACTACGGCGGCGAAGGAATCCAGCACATCGCACTGCTGACCTCCGATATCGAAGACACGATCGACAAGCTCACCCACGCCGGGATCGAATTCATGGCGGCACCTTCACAGACCTACTACGGCGGTATCGATGCACGTCTACCGGCGCATGGGCTCGACGTGAATCGTCTCGCCGGTCGAGGCATTCTCGTCGACGGCACTGGGTCGCAACGTATCCTTCTGCAACGATTCACCCGACGTCAGATCGGGCCCGTGTTCTTCGAAATCATCGAACGGCGTGGCGAGGACGGCTTCGGTGAAGGCAATTTCAAGGCGTTGTTCGAATCGCAGGAGAAGGATCAGCAGGAACGGGGTTCGCTGCAGTCATAG
- a CDS encoding RidA family protein has product MSRIERLRLPEDDATFGSNRVFDLFQYAPAVTANGLVFIAGQIGLRADGSIPESPKEQIDVAFRRIEAILKHLHLDFTDIVELVSYHVDIGSQLADFRAVKEQYIRADFPAWTILGVAALARPELIVEIKVVAATRDA; this is encoded by the coding sequence ATGAGCAGAATAGAACGATTGCGCCTCCCCGAAGACGACGCGACTTTCGGCAGCAACCGTGTGTTCGATCTCTTCCAGTATGCGCCGGCCGTCACGGCCAACGGCCTCGTGTTTATCGCCGGACAGATCGGCCTGCGCGCCGACGGTTCGATCCCCGAGTCGCCCAAAGAACAGATCGATGTGGCCTTCAGGCGGATCGAAGCGATCCTCAAGCATCTGCATCTGGATTTCACGGACATCGTCGAACTCGTGTCCTATCACGTCGATATCGGCTCGCAGCTGGCGGATTTTCGTGCGGTGAAAGAGCAGTACATCCGCGCGGATTTCCCGGCATGGACGATTCTCGGTGTTGCGGCATTGGCGCGTCCGGAACTCATCGTCGAAATCAAGGTGGTCGCGGCAACGCGCGACGCTTGA
- a CDS encoding Crp/Fnr family transcriptional regulator, which produces MTESTQFARLANFGLDGSCAGPHASRTDAQGPRMKKHETLTTETWHMDDATAGTWIRAAHLGRRKRYGKGATIYRQGDQGSTFYFLLSGRVQVSIFQNDGAEFILEVMGCWSMFGESPAVDGYPRIATAITVEDSELLEFDIGVITAAIPSNPELAISLLRVIALKQRILASRIQYLALPKPEMRIGELLGRLSDLYGEQHDGRTLITISLTHEQIAAMTGATRVTVTRALKRLSEVGAVEIKQRRIWVLDPSKLLG; this is translated from the coding sequence ATGACAGAAAGCACTCAGTTCGCCCGACTGGCGAACTTCGGCCTCGATGGATCGTGCGCAGGCCCACATGCGTCACGCACCGACGCACAGGGACCGCGTATGAAAAAGCACGAGACGCTAACAACCGAGACGTGGCACATGGACGATGCCACGGCCGGCACGTGGATACGCGCTGCGCATCTTGGGCGCCGTAAAAGGTACGGCAAAGGCGCGACGATCTACCGGCAAGGCGACCAGGGGTCCACGTTCTACTTCCTGCTGTCCGGCCGCGTCCAGGTGTCCATTTTTCAGAACGACGGCGCCGAATTCATTCTCGAGGTCATGGGATGCTGGTCGATGTTCGGTGAAAGCCCCGCAGTAGACGGCTATCCGCGCATCGCCACGGCAATCACCGTCGAAGACTCGGAGCTGCTCGAATTCGACATCGGGGTCATCACAGCGGCCATACCCTCAAACCCGGAGCTTGCGATTTCGTTGCTACGCGTCATCGCGCTCAAACAGCGCATCCTCGCATCGCGCATTCAGTACCTGGCGCTCCCCAAGCCGGAAATGCGCATTGGCGAACTGTTGGGACGACTGTCGGATCTGTACGGAGAACAGCACGACGGGCGCACCCTCATCACGATTTCCCTCACACACGAGCAGATCGCGGCGATGACAGGAGCGACACGCGTGACCGTTACGCGTGCGCTGAAACGATTGTCGGAAGTCGGCGCCGTCGAGATCAAACAGCGCCGCATCTGGGTGCTCGATCCGTCGAAACTTCTCGGCTGA
- a CDS encoding prephenate dehydratase — MTLSHTVAANPPGKIGYLGPAGSWTHQACLDLYGPDELVPLDREALFSAYASGKIERACVPVTTSAVGITPYLDAVLDLPDVQVVAEYPKMLGYSLLARPGTRREDIRQVYAHPVAFEEVKPWLDREMPTVTRVAATSGGAAAQTVAQSDTHDSASFGPKIGGTIYGLVSLADGIEQGPQNVTRWWVLGKTMPAPTGHDKTSLLVEVADAQLSGLLSSFAAAGIQVLTIYERPSKKTLDTHRYLIEVAGHAHEGALKTYLPEHKDIRVLGSYVRRY, encoded by the coding sequence ATGACACTCTCCCATACCGTTGCCGCGAATCCGCCCGGGAAGATCGGCTATCTCGGGCCGGCCGGCTCGTGGACACATCAGGCCTGTCTGGATCTCTATGGCCCAGATGAACTGGTTCCACTGGACCGGGAAGCACTGTTTTCGGCGTACGCATCCGGGAAGATCGAGCGCGCGTGTGTGCCCGTAACGACCTCCGCCGTCGGCATCACGCCCTATCTGGATGCCGTACTCGATTTACCCGACGTACAGGTCGTCGCGGAGTACCCGAAGATGCTCGGCTACAGCCTGCTCGCGCGCCCTGGAACCCGCCGGGAAGATATCCGGCAGGTCTACGCGCACCCGGTCGCATTTGAAGAGGTGAAGCCCTGGCTCGACAGGGAAATGCCGACCGTCACGCGCGTGGCGGCAACTAGCGGCGGCGCTGCGGCACAGACCGTCGCACAGAGCGACACGCACGACAGCGCATCCTTCGGTCCGAAAATCGGCGGCACGATTTACGGTCTGGTGTCGCTTGCCGATGGCATCGAACAGGGACCGCAGAACGTGACCCGGTGGTGGGTACTCGGTAAAACCATGCCGGCGCCGACGGGCCACGACAAGACCTCCCTGCTCGTGGAAGTCGCCGACGCGCAACTGTCCGGTCTGCTGTCGTCATTTGCCGCGGCGGGAATCCAGGTACTGACGATATACGAACGGCCAAGCAAAAAAACCCTCGACACCCATCGCTATCTGATCGAGGTCGCGGGCCACGCTCACGAGGGCGCGCTCAAAACGTACCTGCCCGAACACAAGGACATTCGCGTCCTCGGCTCCTATGTCCGAAGGTACTGA